Genomic window (Bacillus vallismortis):
AACACTAGCCGAACCGATTATCAGTGAGGTTGTCGGTGAAGCGGCTATTGACATGGAAGGCGGTTATTCGAATGACGGGGACACGCCTCTTGGAAATTTGATTGCGGATGGCATGAGAGCGGCCATGAAAACGGATTTTGCCCTTATGAATGGCGGCGGAATACGGGAAGCGCTGAAGAAGGGCCCCATTACGTGGGGAGATCTTTACAATATTCAGCCTTTCGGTAATGTGTTAACGAAGCTTGAGATTAAGGGAAAAGATTTAAGAAAAATTATCAATGCGCAAATCTCGCCGGTTTTTGGGCCTGACTACAGCATCAGCGGGTTTACGTATACGTGGGATAAAGAAACCGGAAAAGCTGTCGAGATGAAAATGGCAGATGGCGCCGAGATTCAGCCTGATGCGACATACACACTGACCGTTAATAATTTTATGGCGACGGCGACAGGGACCAAATATCAGCCAATCGGATCGCTTGGGAAAAATCCGGTGACAGGGCCCGAGGATTTGGACGCGACAGTTGAGTACGTGAAGAGCTTTGATAAACCGATTGCGTATACAAAAGAGGGAAGAATTAAGCTTGCTGAAGCCAGTGACATTGAAGATCCTGTAACAGAAGACCCGGGAAATGGACCGGGGACGAATCAGCCGGTTAAAGACGTCCCAGAGCCTGGTGAGGATCATACTGATATAAAAGAGACTCCGGGTACTGTACCGTTTCATCAGCTTCCGCCTTCAGCCAGTTTGAGAATCGACGAAATACCGAAAAAAACCGCTGATACTGCGGGCGGTATCAGCACATTGCCAGTGCCAAACGGGATTGCCGAAAGCGGGTCTGATCATCAGCTTCCGGATACATCAGCGGGCTACTATAACTTTATCGTGATCGGTGCGGCGGCGGCACTGTCCGGAACTTATCTATATGTCAGAAGAAAAAGGAGCGCCTCCAGAACGTGAAAAAGGTTATTCCACTCGTCATCATTGCTGCCGGCCTAGTGATCGCAGGCTATGGTGGCCTTAAATTGATCGATACCCATATGAAGACCGAACAGACATTAAAAGAAGCGAAACTGGCGTCTGAAAAGCCGCGGGTAGCTTCGCGCGAGAAAAAAAGCGCTGTTCAAGCAGAGAACAAAGCATCATTTAAGCCTGAGACCGGACAAGCGAGCGGCATTTTGGAAATACCCAAAATTAAGGCGGAGCTTCCGATCGTGGAGGGCACCGATGCAGATGATTTAGAAAAAGGTGTCGGGCATTACAAGGATAGCTATTATCCTGATGAAAACGGGCAAATTGTACTGTCGGGACATCGTGATACCGTGTTTCGCCGGACGGGAGAGCTGGAAAAGGGGGACAGGCTTCGTATTTTCCTGTCATATGGCGATTTCACGTATGAAATAGTAAAAACAAAAATAGTCGATAAAGATGACACATCCATTATTACACTCCAGCATGAAAAAGAGGAACTCATTCTGACGACCTGCTATCCGTTTTCATATATCGGCAATGCCCCGAAACGCTATATCATATATGGAAAACGGATTACTTAAAAGCCGCGGGCGATGCCTGCGGCTTTTCTTCAGGAAAAATAAGAGTGGCAAAGGTTTTCTATATCAGCTGGGAAAGGCGCCTCGGCAACAATCAGCTCGCCTGTTATCGGATGAACCGCTTGTACCTTTCTGGCATGCAGCGCCTGTCTGTTTAGCAGCGTGCTTCCGCCTCCGTAAAGCGCATCTCCTGCCAGTGGATGGCCGGTGCTCGCCATATGAACACGAATTTGGTGTGTCCTGCCTGTTTCCAGCTCTAACTCAACGAGTGACAGCCGCTCCTTCGCATTGGCGGCAATCACCTTGAAATGAGTGACGGCTGCTTGCCCGCCTGGTGAAACCCGGCGTCTTGTCGGGTGTGATCTGTCTCTGCCGATCGGTGAATCAATTGTCCCTTTTTTTGTCTTTAGCTTTCCTTCAGCGATGGCGGTATACGTGCGTTTCAGCGTCTTTTTCTCTAACTGCTGATCCAAAATGGCGTGTGCCAAACGATGTTTGGCAAAAACGATGGCACCAGATGTATCCTGGTCAAGGCGGTGGACATGCCGCACCTTGCATGTTTCGCCATTCACCTGATAATGGTATGCGATCAAGTTAGCCAAAGTGCCGGTTTGGCCATCCTCATTCGGATGTGTCGCTATGCCCGCAGGTTTATTCACGATGAGCATGTGATTGTCCTCAAATAAAATATCAAGTTCTCCATATTCTGGAATGACGGAAGATTCTTCATTTTCCTGAAGATCAATGAACAGGCGGTCTCCCTTTTTTACGGTTATATTGTGTAAGACGGATTCGTGATTGACCTTTATCCGATGATGGGACACCCAGTCTTGAAGCACGGGTTTAGAGGCTTTGAGCGCTGTTTTCAGTACAGAAAACAGCCATTGGCCATCCTGTTTTTCATTGATGAGGAGCTCAAGCCCTCTGCCTTTTTGTTTCATGTCAAATGGCTCCTTTTCGAAGCGGAAGGCCGCGTTTCTCATAGGAAACACTTACCTTAGCATTCGGGTTTTTTTCTGTGCTATTCTTGATTAAGAGTTAGGATATTCGATGGCAAGAAAGGTGATTGACGTGAGAATTGTGAACGCAGCAACTGAAGAACAGGAGAGCTTTATCAAGGAGCTGTCAATGGAGCTTTTCCATGATGTATTTCCTCTTTATTTCTCCGAACTGGACATTCAGCGCTTTAAAAAGAAAGGCGTTCTGTCTTTAAATAACCATGATTACCAAGGAACATTAAAAGAAGCATTTCAAATTATGGCTTGTCTGCAAATGATACATATTATTCTGACAAAGCCTTCACCGCATGCTGATATAAGTAATCAGGCGATTTTTGAGAAAAACAGCAAGATGCTGAATGATTTTGGGATATATTTTCCGTTTGCTTTTTCTGACTTTCAAACGAAGACAAATAAAGACTTTTCCGGTCACAGAAGGCTGATATAATCCGGCGGCAGGAGCTTTTCCGTTTTCAGAAAAGC
Coding sequences:
- the srtA gene encoding sortase SrtA, which encodes MKKVIPLVIIAAGLVIAGYGGLKLIDTHMKTEQTLKEAKLASEKPRVASREKKSAVQAENKASFKPETGQASGILEIPKIKAELPIVEGTDADDLEKGVGHYKDSYYPDENGQIVLSGHRDTVFRRTGELEKGDRLRIFLSYGDFTYEIVKTKIVDKDDTSIITLQHEKEELILTTCYPFSYIGNAPKRYIIYGKRIT
- a CDS encoding RluA family pseudouridine synthase — translated: MKQKGRGLELLINEKQDGQWLFSVLKTALKASKPVLQDWVSHHRIKVNHESVLHNITVKKGDRLFIDLQENEESSVIPEYGELDILFEDNHMLIVNKPAGIATHPNEDGQTGTLANLIAYHYQVNGETCKVRHVHRLDQDTSGAIVFAKHRLAHAILDQQLEKKTLKRTYTAIAEGKLKTKKGTIDSPIGRDRSHPTRRRVSPGGQAAVTHFKVIAANAKERLSLVELELETGRTHQIRVHMASTGHPLAGDALYGGGSTLLNRQALHARKVQAVHPITGELIVAEAPFPADIENLCHSYFS
- a CDS encoding YhcU family protein; protein product: MARKVIDVRIVNAATEEQESFIKELSMELFHDVFPLYFSELDIQRFKKKGVLSLNNHDYQGTLKEAFQIMACLQMIHIILTKPSPHADISNQAIFEKNSKMLNDFGIYFPFAFSDFQTKTNKDFSGHRRLI